The sequence CCAAGGTCCTGCTCCAGGGCTGTAGCTAGCGGCAGCAAGAGGGTGGCCGACGGCGATGCGTGAATGAGTTCCAGCATACGCCTCGTCCCGATCTCACTGCTCAAGGCCATCAGGGTGTCGAGGCACTCTGGAGGGAGGCCGTCGAGCTTCGGGAGGATCGCTAGGGTAGCTTCGACGTCGGGTTCGCAAGCTGATCGACCGCCGGTTCTGAGAAGTGCCTGGGCACGGGTCAGATGTGCCTGCCAGCGATATTCGGACAAGTCGGCGCACTGGGCCAGCAGCCGATCTGTTGTTGTGATCGCCGACTCGTATCGCCGACCGTTCAGTTCGACCTGTGCCTGCAGGGAGAGGATGTTCGCAATTGTCTCAAGTGCCGACGGGGAATCGCTTTCTTCGAGCCTCTGCACTGCTTCGTCGAGCGCCGCGTAGGCCTCGTCCCAACGCTTCAACTTGTTGAACGCGAAGGCCTTGAAACCCAGCACTGTCGCGATAGAGTCGCTTGACGAGGGCCTCCGGTCCGATCCGAAGCGACGCAGGCTCTCGTCGCACGCCTCCACCGCAGCGTCGAACCGTTCGAGCAGAATCAGCGAGCCAACTTTAATGTTGAGAGCTTCCGCGAAACGCTGCGAGAGTTCCGGTGTGTTAATGGCGCCACAGCGATGGAGCACGTAGTCAGAGACGGCCACCGCTTGGTCGAAGCGACCGTGTGAGACGAGAAGGTCGCCTTTGTTGACGAGACCCCGTGCAACGAACTCTAGTACGGCGGGTGCGTCGGTGCCTCCGAAGCGACTTGCTAGCTCATCACAAGCGTCGAGCGCCTCGTCAGGCCGACGCAACTCCCTGAGAAGGACGCTCTTCGTGGCAAGGGCCCTCGCCGCCTGAGTCATATCGGCGAGTCTCTGGCTTGCGCCAAAGCGACGGATTGCCTCGTTGAGGATGGCGAGTGCTTCTTCGCTAGCGACATCTAGCAACGCACTTCGGAACTCAGCCAGTCCAGGCAGTTGTACCAGCCGTGCGAGTACGGCCTTGTGAAGCGCCCGGGCGTCCCGATCGACGCGCTTGACATCGAGAGCTATTCCAGTCGCGATGCTCTTCAGTTCGTTGGGCGAATAGTACGACTCCATGAAGTGGATGAGCGCTTCGACAAGCGGATCGGGACCGCGTCGGCGCCGCAGCAAGTAGTAGATGTTGTACAGCCGCTCGGTCAGGTAGTACTGCTTGCGCCTGACGCTGCCCCCAGCCACTTGGACGACACCGCGTTCGGCAAGGCGCGCGAGTTGGGCGCTGCAGGTGCTGGTATCGAGGCGTGCCCGCTCGGCTATCTCCCGTGTGGTGGCCGGTTTCCAGAGGGAGGCAAGGGCCAGATAGACACGTCGCTCCTGCGCCGGCAGGGACTCCAGATGGCTCCTGAAGTACTCCGTGTGATCGTCGACCACGTCGAGGAGATCAGCCATGAGTTCACGGAACGACAGTCCCGCGCCGAAGCGGGCGACGATAGCGACCAAGCGGGGATTGCCTCCGGTCAGGATTTCCAGTGCTCGGACGGTCGGGCGCGCAGGTTGCCGGCCGGCTACCGTTTCCCAGAGCACGGCGCACTGTTCGGTGTTCAGCGGCCGTAGCGTACGCACCTGAAAGAGGTCGTACAAAGCGCGATCCGGGTTGTCAATTTCCTCGAAACGGCTGGTGGCGCTTGCGAACAGGATGATCCTCGGTTCGGTCTGGAGGACCTTCCGCAACTTCCAGCCCGCATCGCGATCACTCATGTCCTGGAACAACGTGTTCAGGTTCTCGACCAGGAGCAGGAGACGCTTGTCATGCCGATCCGCGAAGTCCAGGAGTGCGCCGAGGCATTGGTCAGCTAGGAGTTGATCGTTGCGGTTGGCACGAAGCTCGTTCACGGTGCGTTGCAGGTCGGGATCGTCATCGCGACGCGCGTACTGACCGGCCAAGTGAGACAGGCATTCCAGCCAGAATTCGCCGGCAGTGGACACCTCGTAGCTCTCTTCGGCGAAGACTATGGGGAAGCAACGGGCCGCTAACCCGGGGTCCCGGCGTATCTCGGCCGCGACTCGCAGGAGCAGGCTGGTCTTCCCGCTGCCGCGTGGACCGATCACCAGCTGGTGCTGGTTCGCGGATCCTGTGCATTCGCGCAAGGCGTCGGCGAGCAGTTCGAACTCCGTGGTTCGGACGCAGAACGACGCCACGAGTTCCTCGTCGGTGAGGAAACCCGGGTTGTACTTGCGAGCAGTTGTAGCCATCCGCTTCAAGCTCTGTGTTGGACCGCGCGCTGTGCGATGGGAACGAAATACCGGCCGTGCCGGGCGCGCCACCAGTCCTCCAGAAGACCTGATACGAAGCCGTACCCGTCTCCCCTCGGCTCCAGATATCCATCGTGCTCGAGTACCCGAAGCACGTCGTCGATCGGGGCCGGATCAGCCACTTCCCGGGCGCGGAAGTACGCACCGAACCTGTCAATGGAGTCGCGGGTCAGAAGGCCATCGCAGACTGCGGCTTCGGTCAATAGGTCAAGCGCGTTCCGATACCCCGCCGGCCCGAGCACCAGTTTCAGGCGGCCCTCGTAATGATCCAGATCCGCCTGTCCGCGGACCCCGAGCATCTCGCCGTTGTACACGCGCTCGACGTCTTCGAGAGAGACATAGCGCCGACCCGCCATGCGTCGGTCTTCATCCAACCCGTCGAAGAACCGCTGAACGTGATGTGGCACCAAGGACCGGAGCCGCCGGCACATGTCCTGCCGAGCGGCGAGGGGCAGGTCGATCCCACAACCCTCCGCGAGGGCGGCAAGACACTCCAGCGCCGTCTGTTGGTTCCAGGGTCTCAGTTCGAAGGGCGAGAAGATGTTCGCATGAGCACTGAGCCCGGCTTGTCTCAGGATGGGCTCCAGACTCACGCTGCCGGAGACGATCAGGCAGAGTCGCTCTCGGTGCTCCTGGCCGTTCCTGCGCAGCCAGCTCAGGAATTCGTCGACGGCGCACTTTCCCTCGGGCACGATTCGGGAATCGGCATCCTTGAGCATCCGATTCACAAGGATGGGCAGCTCGTCGATCGCGAGCACGACCGGGCGCTCATTCTCCGCCAGAGCGGCGCAGATTGCGTCTCCCTTCTGCCGCCAGCTTCCGGCGTCGATTCCGGCCCGCAGCTTCACCCGAAGCTCGGAGAGAGCCAGCGTATCGGCCCGATCACTGACCTCTCGCAAGGCATTGGCGAACCCCAGCTTGATGCGGCGCCATGCGCCGTGCACGGCCCGCGACTGGATTCCAATCTCGACGACGGCGTCTGCCGCGGAACCGGCGTCTTCGAGATCGACGAAGACCGTCTCGAACTCCCCTTCTGCCGCCAAACGACGCAGCAACTCCCGCACGAGGCTCGTCTTGCCCATGCGTCGTTGCGCGGTCAACAGCGTGTGGGTGCCATTCCGAACCCGCTCTTTGAGGAGATCGATCTCAGCTTGCCGGTCGAAGAAGCGATCCCCATCGACCCAGTTCGACCCGGCTTTTCTCAGGACTGCCATTCTGCCAACAAATCCGTTGCCAACAATATTGATGGTAAAAGGGGCTTGCTGTCAAGCCGGGGCCGAATCACCGGATGAATGGTGCCGGAGGAAGAAGCAGACCGGTGCGGGCTACGCGTCGCGCCAGACCCGGTTCGCGAAGACGGCGGCAAGCGATACGAGCAGCCCGGCCCCGACCCAGGCGGCGTCGGGAATCGCCCCGAGGTCGGGAAGCGCTGTCGGCGGCACTGCGATATTGGCAAACACGGTCCGCAGGATCGTCGGGTCGGGAAGGACCGGCTGCAGCGCCCAGATCACCGCACCGAGTGCGAGCGCGCCGGCGATGCTGACGGCGACGGTTTCCATCACCGCGAGCGTCCGATGGACGCGCTCGGCACGAGCGTTACGGGTGGTCAGTTGCGCTTGCCACCACAGGACATCCGCCTTCCGCGCCGACGACTCCGGGGAAGGCATGGCGTTGAGAAGGCGGCCGATCGCGACAGCTTCGGCGCATCGCGCGCAGCCGGAGGCATGCTGACGCAGCGCGGGCGTCCACTCCCCGGTTCGGATCGCCTCGTGGACGGCGGCATCGTGCCGGCAGATGCCGATCATGGCTTCAACTCCATTCCCTGGGCCCGCAGCACTTTGGCGAGGCTGCGCCGCGCTCGCCACAGCAACGGCCCGACGCTGATGGGGCGCAGACCGAGCACGGTCGCCACCTCCCGGTGCGTGAGTCCTTCGACATACGTCAGCCACAGCAGCGCGCGGTGACGCGGCCGGAGCTGGTCCAGCGCCCGGCTCATGTCGGCCCGCAGGGCGGGGTCTGGCTCCACCGCACGTTGCTGGTCAGGTTCGGTCATTTCTGTTTCGCGCCGGCCGACCCGGCGGTAGTGATCGCGGTAGAGGTTCGTCGCCACGCGAAACAGGTAGGAACGGAGCGCGGCCGGTTCCGGCGTGAGCGGCGTGCTCCTGAGCAGCCGCAGGTAGGCTTCGTGCGCCAGGTCGTCGGCCAGGCTCGAACTGCCGGTAAGTCGATGAAGGTACGCCCTGAGCGGCCGTTCGGTCCGGTTGTAGAACAGCTCGAACGCCGCCTGGTCGAGTGCGAGGCCGTGTTCCGCGCCCTCGGCGCGGCCGACGTCCTTCGTCAGAGCGGCGCGTCTATCCAGCGGCGTATCCCACACCGGCGCGTAGCTCACGTGTTCACTCTACGGGATGTGAGGGGAGTCGGTCACCGGGCCGATCGTCGTCGTCGCGCTTGCGCCCGCCGTACCACGCGAGACCTGCAGCGGCGAGCAGGCCGAGGCCGATGGCCAGCAGAATCGTGCCTGGCATCGTCATGTAGCCCTCTTCTCCTCCTCCGCCGGACGTCACCAGGAAGCCGATGGCGAGGAAGATGACCACGGTCGCGCCCTGCGCCATTCCCAGCCACCTGGGTCCCGACTCCTTCTCTTCGATGTTGCCCTTGAGGAATTCCCTCCCGGCTCCAGTTTCCAGGAATGCCGCCAGTTCCTGGCCCGAGCTGAACTTCTCGAGCAAGTGTTTCTGCGTTTCGGCCCGAAGGTTCGCGCGGCGGGTGTTATGCGTGATCGCCATCCAGACGACGAAGCCGACGAAGCCGAAGAACACGATCGGGATGATGACTTCGTCCAGACCCTCCCACAACATGGCAATCTCCTTGTGTCGGAGGCCGCGTCATTGCGGCTCTCATTGGGTACAACGCACGAGGGGCTCAAGATGTGAACAGCGGCGGCGGCCTGGGCCGCTGGTCTCGCCGCGGCCTCCACGCCGCGGCTACTCGGGGAGGCTGTGCCGTCCTCTTGCGCCTTCCCCACGCGGTTCGATAGAATTCTGATACCCGACCTTTCCGGTCGGGCTTTTTTGACCGCGTCAGGTCGAACGCGTTCGGTCAGACATGACGCGCTGTGCCGGGTTTGCGGCGGCTGGCGGTGCGCGGCGCCGCGCCCTTGCGGGAGATGGATGATGGCAACATCGACCGACAACATCGAACAACTGGCGACCCAGGACTACAAGTACGGGTTCGTCACCGACATCGACGCCGACGCGATTCCGCCCGGACTGAATGAGGACATCATCCGGGTCATCTCGGCGAAGAAGGGCGAGCCGGAGTGGTTGCTCGACTGGCGGCTGAACGCGTTCCGCGTTTGGAGCGAGATGACCGAGCCGAAGTGGCACAACGTCCACTATCCGCCGGTCGACTTCCAGTCGATCATTTACTACTCGGCGCCGAAGCAGAAGCCGAAGCTCGAGAGCCTCGACGACCTCGATCCGGAGATCAAGGCGACGTTCGACAAGCTGGGGATCCCGCTCGAGGAACAGAAGATGATGGCCGGCGTCGCGGTCGACGCGGTCTTCGACTCCGTGTCGGTCGCCACCACGTTCAAGGACAAGCTGGCCGATCTCGGGATCATCTTCTGCTCGTTCTCCGAGGCGGTGCGGGATCATCCCGACATGGTCCGCAAGTACCTCGGTTCGGTGGTGCCGGCTTCGGACAACTTCTACGCCGCGCTCAACTCGGCCGTCTTCTCCGACGGGTCATTCGCCTACATCCCGAAGGGCGTGCGATGCCCGATGGAGCTCTCCACCTACTTCCGCATCAACGCGGCGCAGACCGGCCAGTTCGAGCGGACGCTGCTCGTCGCCGACGAGGGTGCGACGGTCAGCTATCTGGAAGGATGCACCGCCCCGATGCGCGACGAGAACCAGCTCCACGCGGCGGTGGTCGAGCTGGTCGCGCTCGATGACGCGACCATCAAGTACTCCACCGTCCAGAACTGGTACCCCGGCGACAAGGACGGCGTCGGCGGCATATACAACTTCGTCACCAAGCGGGGCAAGGCGTTCACGAACGCGAAGGTCACCTGGACGCAAGTGGAGACCGGCTCCGCGATCACCTGGAAGTACCCGAGCTGCATCCTGCAGGGCGACAACTCGGTGGGCGAGTTCTACTCGGTCGCCGTCACGAACAATCACCAGCAGGCGGACACCGGCACGAAGATGCTGCACCTCGGGAAGAACACGCGCAGCACGATCGTCTCGAAGGGCATCTCGGCCGGCCAGGGCCAGAACACCTACCGCGGACTGGTCCGCATCGGGAAGAACGCGAAGGGCGCCCGGAACTTCTCGCAGTGCGATTCGCTGCTCATCGGCGACAAGTGCGGCGCCCACACCTTCCCGTACCTGGAGGTGCGCAACACGTCATCACAGGTGGAGCACGAGGCGTCGACGTCGAAGATCGGCGAGGACCAGATCTTCTACTGCCGGCAGCGCGGGCTGTCGACGGAGGACGCCGTCAACATGATCGTCAACGGCTTCTGCAAGGAGGTCTTCCGCGAGCTGCCGATGGAGTTCGCGGTCGAGGCGCAGAAGCTGCTCGGTATCAGTCTGGAAGGAAGTGTCGGATAGCCATGCTGGAAGTTACGAATCTGCACGCGTCGGTAGCGGGGCGCGAAATCCTGAAGGGAGTGGACCTGTCGGTGCAGTCAGGCGAGGTGCACGCCATCATGGGGCCGAACGGCTCCGGGAAGAGCACGCTCGCGGCCGTGCTCGCGGGCCGGGAAGACTACGAAGTGTCCGCCGGCTCAGTCACCTACAAGGGCCAGGACCTGCTGGAGATGGAACCGGAAGATCGGGCCCGGGAAGGCATTTTCCTGGCCTTCCAGTACCCGGTGGAGATTCCGGGCGTCAACAACGCCTACCTGCTGAAGGCGGCGGTGAACGAGGTCCGCAAGCACCGGGGCGAGACGGAGCTGGACGCCATCGACTTCATGGCACTCGTCAAGGAGCGGCTGAACATTCTCCACATCGATCAGAGCCTGCTCAACCGGCCGGTCAACGAAGGATTCTCGGGCGGCGAGAAGAAGCGGAACGAGATCTTCCAGATGGCCGTGCTCGAGCCGAAGCTCGCCATCATGGACGAGACGGACTCGGGCCTCGACATCGATGCCCTCAAGACGGTTTCCGAGGGCGTGAACGCGATGCGCAGCGCGGAGCGCGCGATCGTCGTCGTCACGCACTATCAGCGACTGCTGAACTACATCGTCCCGGACGTGGTGCACGTGCTGTCGGATGGCCGGATCGTCAAGTCGGGCGGCAAGGAGCTCGCGCTCGAACTCGAGGAGAAGGGCTATAGCTGGATCGCCGACGGGGCGGCGACCGGGGCAGCCGCGGGAGCCTGAGTCGGTGACCGAGACGACGACCTCCCTCGCACCCGCCGAAGCCTACGCGGACGCCTTCGAGGCGGTGCGCCGCACGGCTCCCGCACCCGCCGGCCTGGTCGATCTGCGTCGCCGCGCCTTCCGGCGCTTCACCGCGCTGGGCCTGCCGACGACGAAGCTGGAGCGGTGGCGCTTCACGAACATCGCGCCGATCGCCGGCACCGCGTTCACGCTGGCCACCGAAGCGGACCGCGCCGCCGCCATCGAAACCGCTGGCCCGCATGGCGTGGTGCCGAACGGGATCACTTTCATCAACGGGACCTACGTCGCGCCCGCGTCACATCTCGAGGGGTTGCCCTCCGGAGTCGAGGTGCGAAGCCTGGCGGACGCGGTCGCGACGAACGACGAGGCAACGCTGGCCGCGGTGGAGGCACACCTCGGAGCGGACGCGCCGATCGACGGCGAGGCGTTGACGGCGCTGAACACCGCCCTCCTGCGGGACGCCGCCATCGTGCGCATACCCGCCAACATGGTGGTCGACGAGCCGATTCAGTTGTTGTGGGTCACCGTGCCGCCGGCGGACGGAACACCGGTCATGACCCATCCGCGCGTTCTGCTGCTCGTCGGGGAGAACGCCCAGGTCCGCGTGATCGAGAGCTACGGCGGCGGCGACGGCGCGCCGTACTTCTCGAACGCCGTGACCGAGGCGGTTGCCGGACCGAACGCCGTCGTCGATCACTACAAGGTGGTGCGCGAGGGCGCCGCGGCCTACCACATCGGGTCTATGCACATCCGCTGCGAGCGCTCCGCGACGTTCTCGTCGCATGCGGTGACGCTCGGCGGCGCCATCGTTCGGAACGACGCGCACGCCGTGCTTGACGGCGAGGGCGTCGAGTGCACGCTCAACGGCCTGTACCTGGCGGACGGGGAACGGCTCATCGACAACCACACGACGATCAATCACGCGAAGCCGCACTGCGACAGCCACGAGCTGTACAAGGGGATCCTCGACGGCCGCGCGCGCGCGGTCTTCAACGGCAAGATCATCGTCGCCATCGACGCGCAGAAGACCGACGCGAAGCAGACGAACAAGGCGCTGCTGCTTTCGGAGGATGCGCAGATCAACACCAAGCCGGAGCTGGAGATCTTCGCGGACGACGTCAAGTGCACGCACGGTGCGACGGTGGGACAGCTCGACGAGGACGCGATGTTCTATCTGCGCGCGCGTGGGCTCGGACTCGAGCAGGCGCGCAACGTCCTGATCCATGCCTTCGCCAGCGACCTGCTGAACCGGATCCGGGTGGAACCGATCCGGGATCAGCTCGACGATCTCCTCCTCGCGCAGTTGCCCGGCTCCGGCGGAGGGTCGTTCCATGTCACTCCCTGAGACCGTGACGGCCGCGGCCCCGACGCCGGTGGCTTCGGCCGAGGCGCCGGCATCCGCGCCGGCCCCGGCGCCGGCGTCCGTTCCCGCATTCGACATCGAGCGAATCCGGGCCGACTTTCCGATCCTGCGCCGGCAGATCCGCGAGCACGCCCTCTCGTATCTCGACAACGCCGCTACGACGCAGAAGCCGCGCGCCGTCCTCGACGCGATTGCCCGCTACTACGCCAGCGGGAACGCCAACATCCACCGCGGCGTCTACGTCCTGAGCGAGGAGGCGACGGCCGCCTACGACGCCGCGCGGGTCACCGTCCAGCGTTTCCTGAACGCGCGATCCCCTCGCGAGATCGTCTTCACGCGCAACTCGACGGAGAGCATCAACCTGGTCGCGCAGAGCTTCGGACGGCGACAGGTCGGGCCGGGCGACGAAGTGCTGATCACGCACATGGAGCACCACTCGAACATCGTCCCATGGCAGCTTCTGTGCGAGCAGGTGGATGCGCGGCTGCGGGTTGTGCCCATCGACGACCGCGGCGTGTTGCAGATGGACGAGTTCGAGCGCCTGATCACGCCCCGCACGCGGATGATCTCCGTCGTGCATCTGTCCAATTCACTCGGCACCATCAACCCGGTGGGCGATATCGTCGAACTGGCGCGCCGCCACGGCGTGCCGGTGCTGATCGACGCGTCGCAGTCGGTCTACCACATGCCGGTCGACGTGCAGGCGCTCGACTGCGACTTCCTCTGTTTCACGGGGCACAAGACCTACGGTCCGACCGGCATCGGCGTCCTCTACGGGCGCGAGTCGTTGCTCGACGCGATGCCGCCCTATCAGGGGGGCGGCGACATGATCCGGTCGGTGACGTTCGAGAAGACCACCTACGCCGAGCTGCCGAACAAGTTCGAGGCCGGGACGCCGAACATCGCGGGCGTCGTCGGCCTCGGAGCCGCGCTCGACTACCTGACCGGCGTCGGCTTCGAGGCCATTGCGCCGCACGAGGCGGATCTGCTGGCCTACGGCACCGCGGCGCTCTCCGAGGTCAGGGGCCTGCGGCTCATCGGCACCGCCCCGGACAAGGCGAGCATCCTCGCCTTCGTCATGAAGGGGGCGCATCCACACGACGTCGGAACGATCGTCGACACCGAGGGAGTGGCCATTCGGACCGGCCACCACTGCACACAGCCCATCATGGACTACTTTGGGGTGCCGGCGACGGCACGCGCGTCCGTCGCGATGTACAGCACACGAGCGGAAATCGATGCACTCGTCCGGGCCCTCGAACGGGTGCGGGAGATGTTTCCTCTATGAGCGAACTGCGTGATCTCTACCAGGAAGTCATCCTCGACCATAACCGGAACCCGCACAATTTCCGGGAACTGGATGGCGCGGACCGCCATGCCGACGGCCACAACCCACTGTGCGGCGACCGCCTGGCGGTGTACGTCAATCTCGACGGCGAGAAGATCGTCGACGTCAGTTTCATCGGGTCCGGCTGCGCGATCTCGAAAGCGTCCGCGTCGTTGATGACCGATGCGGTCAGAGGCAAGACGCTGGAAGAAGCGCGCCATCTCTTCCAGCGGTTTCTGACGCTCGTGACGGACGACGCCGCGGACGCGGACGCCCCGGGGCTCGGCAAGCTGGCCGTCTTCGCCGGCGTGCGCGACTACCCGACGCGTGTCAAGTGCGCCAGCCTCGCCTGGCACACGCTGCGCGCCGCGGTTGACGACCGCCACGAGACGGTGACAACGGAGTAGACCATGGGGATTCTGAACCTGAATGACGTGCCGCCGCCGTTCGATGACGCAGCCGGGGGTGCGTCCGATTCGCCCACGGATGTGCAGGGCGGTGCGCCGGCCTCCAGGCCGGCAGATGCCTCGACTGGTCCGCCGGCCTCCAGGCCCGCCCCGGGCGCAACCACAAAGACCACGGCGACCGGCGCCGTCATCCCTTCCCACGTCGACGGCTCCGCTCCGCCGCCCCAGGCGGCGCAGCCGGAATCGTCCATCTTCGACACCAGCGCACTGACCGATCCGGAACCGGCTTCCCCCGCGGCGCCCGAGGCGCCGCCCGAGCCAGCGCCCGCGTTTGACGCCGATCCAGTCCGGACGCTCGAGTTGAAGCCACAGATCGTGGAGCAGCTCTCGACCGTCTACGACCCGGAGATCCCCGTCAACATCTACGAGCTGGGACTCATCTACGACATTGGCGTCAACAAGGACGGCGTCGCCGTGATTCAGATGACGCTTACGGCGCCCGGCTGTCCGGCCGCCGTCACCCTCCCGGCGGAGGTGCAGGGGAAGGTCAAGGCGATCGAGGGCGTCAGCAACGCCCGGGTCGACCTCGTCTGGGAGCCCCCCTGGGACAAGGACCGGATGTCAGACGCGGCGAAGCTTCAGCTCGGCATCTTCGACTGAGCTACGGCGCCTGGTGCGCCGGCCTCCAGGCCGGCAGACCACGGGGGGGAAGTGCCGGCCTGGAGGCCGGCGAACCGTGACTACAACGGTTCGACCGTAACTTCGGAAATCCGCACCGTCGACAGCAAGCGCATGGTGCTGGCGACGTAGTCGGGCGTGAGCGTGTCGACCGGCACCTTGCCACCGTCGACCGCGTAGTTGTCCTGATCGGAGAAGAGCACGCCGTTCACGCGCTCGAACGAAATGGCCCGGCGATAGCGGAGCCCGTTGTCGAAGTCGTAGCCGAACTGTTCGATGCGGCCGGTCTCCGGATCGAACCAGAAGGTATAGGCGTCATCCGCGTCGTTGCTCGTGCCCGGGTTGAACGTCACTTTCATCCGATGCAGGTCGCGACCCTCCCACCGGTCGAGCCCCCGGTCCTCGAACAGGACGTCGTCGCCCTTCAGGGTATAGGGCAGCAGCGGGAAAAAGACCCGCGCGTTCACGAACGCGGTGGCGCGCCGCACGCCCTCTTCATCGAGTTCCGATTCGACGCCGTCGATCCACTCGGTGACGCCTTCGTTCGTCAACTGCACCCGCCGCTCCGGCCGCTCGCCCTGCGCCGGGTTGATCACGACAAAGTCGAACGCACCGCCGTTCCGCGTCGCCTCGATCCGGAAGCTCCCCGAAAGCGACGAGATGGTCATCGTCATCCGGGCCCGCTCGTACAGGTCCCCACCGTGGTAGGCGATCGCCTTCTCGACAATCTCCGGCAGCGGCGGATCCGGCGCCGGGGGCGGCCCGCAGGCAACCGAAACGAACGAAGCCGCGGCGACGATGATCCCGGCGACGGCGTGGCGTGGAGTCATCACAACAACCCTCTGTTCTCGCGAGCCGGCACGGCGCGCGCAAAGCGACAGTGTATACCTGTCGCGCACGTGTAACGCCGAGGCCGCGAGGGCTGCCCGAGGGTACCGCTCCGATTCTCCGCGGCCCCTTAGGGCACGCGGGCGACGCCAGGCCGATAGTCGAAACCGGCGTCGCATGTGAAAACGACCTGCGCACCGCGCCGCTCCATCACCGCAAGGTGCAGGCAGTCGCGCGCGGAAAGGACTCGTTGCTCGTGTGCGATCCGCCGGGCGGCTTCCACGTCGTCGCGAGTGATGGGGAATACTGACGCCACTAGATCGTCGAGCATGCGGAACGCGTCGTCGATCGCATGTCTGCGATCGATCGACACGTAGCGATGGACAATCTCCTGGTACACCTCGGCGCTCGTGACGTAGTCTTCTGCCGGATGATGCCGGAGGAACGCCTCGATGCGGTCGCGGTTGAGGTGCGGACCTCCAACCAGGTACATCGGGATGT comes from Acidobacteriota bacterium and encodes:
- a CDS encoding cysteine desulfurase; protein product: MSLPETVTAAAPTPVASAEAPASAPAPAPASVPAFDIERIRADFPILRRQIREHALSYLDNAATTQKPRAVLDAIARYYASGNANIHRGVYVLSEEATAAYDAARVTVQRFLNARSPREIVFTRNSTESINLVAQSFGRRQVGPGDEVLITHMEHHSNIVPWQLLCEQVDARLRVVPIDDRGVLQMDEFERLITPRTRMISVVHLSNSLGTINPVGDIVELARRHGVPVLIDASQSVYHMPVDVQALDCDFLCFTGHKTYGPTGIGVLYGRESLLDAMPPYQGGGDMIRSVTFEKTTYAELPNKFEAGTPNIAGVVGLGAALDYLTGVGFEAIAPHEADLLAYGTAALSEVRGLRLIGTAPDKASILAFVMKGAHPHDVGTIVDTEGVAIRTGHHCTQPIMDYFGVPATARASVAMYSTRAEIDALVRALERVREMFPL
- a CDS encoding DUF59 domain-containing protein — translated: MGILNLNDVPPPFDDAAGGASDSPTDVQGGAPASRPADASTGPPASRPAPGATTKTTATGAVIPSHVDGSAPPPQAAQPESSIFDTSALTDPEPASPAAPEAPPEPAPAFDADPVRTLELKPQIVEQLSTVYDPEIPVNIYELGLIYDIGVNKDGVAVIQMTLTAPGCPAAVTLPAEVQGKVKAIEGVSNARVDLVWEPPWDKDRMSDAAKLQLGIFD
- a CDS encoding type II toxin-antitoxin system VapC family toxin, with translation MIFVDSNIPMYLVGGPHLNRDRIEAFLRHHPAEDYVTSAEVYQEIVHRYVSIDRRHAIDDAFRMLDDLVASVFPITRDDVEAARRIAHEQRVLSARDCLHLAVMERRGAQVVFTCDAGFDYRPGVARVP
- a CDS encoding SUF system NifU family Fe-S cluster assembly protein gives rise to the protein MSELRDLYQEVILDHNRNPHNFRELDGADRHADGHNPLCGDRLAVYVNLDGEKIVDVSFIGSGCAISKASASLMTDAVRGKTLEEARHLFQRFLTLVTDDAADADAPGLGKLAVFAGVRDYPTRVKCASLAWHTLRAAVDDRHETVTTE